Proteins found in one Zea mays cultivar B73 chromosome 1, Zm-B73-REFERENCE-NAM-5.0, whole genome shotgun sequence genomic segment:
- the LOC118473063 gene encoding A-agglutinin anchorage subunit-like yields the protein MGRGQERTCQILQTRRWPSSTVVYNPIKPHLLLNRRRRQRSPASSPACSRRTSSSSSSASTPSAAPSDCPSTSSSSRTARRSPSRTATSPSSSRGRSSATSPTSTRTRGTGTCSARARWSGPPSSSGCRRRRRASTSPAPTWSTASPTCRPTCSSTAGAAAASRRRPGRRQKVEEMLQLFEKSRRQLGKLLDIYEQRLGEEAFLAGGKFTLADLSHLPNADRLAGDPRSARLMESRRNVSKWWDTVSRRDSWVRVKELQRPPSAEAPF from the exons ATGGGGCGCGGCCAGGAGCGGACCTGCCAGATTCTGCAGACCCGCCGCTGGCCGAGCTCTACCGTGGTATATAACCCTATCAAGCCACACCTCCTTCTCAACCGACGTCGTCGGCAGAGATCGCCCGCGTCCTCGCCTGCTTGTTCGAGAAGGACGTCGAGTTCCAGCTCATCCGCGTCGACTCCTTCCGCGGCACCAAGCGACTGCCCCAGTACCTCAAGCTCCAG CCGCACGGCGAGGCGCTCACCTTCGAGGACGGCAACGTCTCCCTCGTCG AGTCGAGGAAGATCTAGCGCCACATCGCCGACAAGTACAAGAACCAGGGGTACAGGGACCTGTTCGGCCCGAGCGCGCTGGAGCGGGCCTCCATCGAGCAGTGGCTGCAGACGGAGGCGCAGAgcttcgacgtccccagcgccgacATGGTCTACAGCCTCGCCTACCTGCCGCCCGACATGCAGCTCgacggcaggggcggcggcggcctccCGGAGGCGACCGGGACGACGGCAGAAGGTGGAGGAGATgctgcagctgttcgagaagagCCGCAGGCAGCTGGGCAAGCTGCTGGACATCTACGAGCAGCGCCTTGGCGAGGAGGCCTTCCTGGCCGGAGGCAAGTTCACGCTCGCCGACCTGTCCCACCTGCCCAACGCCGACCGCCTCGCCGGCGACCCGCGGTCCGCACGCCTCATGGAGTCGCGCAGGAACGTCAGCAAGTGGTGGGACACCGTATCCCGCCGCGACTCTTGGGTCAGGGTCAAGGAGTTGCAGCGCCCGCCGTCCGCGGAGGCGCCCTTCTGA
- the LOC541832 gene encoding glutathione transferase14, with protein MPVKVFGSPTSAEVARVLACLFEKDVEFQLIRVDSFRGTKRLPQYLKLQPHGEALTFEDGNVTLVESRKILRHIADKYKNQGYRDLFGPGALERASIEQWLQTEAQSFDVPSADMVYSLAYLPPDMQLDGRGVGGLPAATGTMNPAHRQKVEEMLQLFEKSRRQLGKLLDIYEQRLGEEAFLAGGKFTLADLSHLPNADRLAGDPRSARLMESRRNVSKWWDTVSRRDSWVRVKELQRPPSAEAPF; from the exons ATGCCGGTGAAGGTGTTCGGATCGCCGACGTCGGCGGAGGTCGCCCGCGTCCTGGCCTGCCTGTTCGAGAAGGACGTCGAGTTCCAGCTCATCCGCGTCGACTCCTTCCGCGGCACCAAGCGCCTGCCCCAGTACCTCAAGCTCCAG CCGCACGGCGAGGCGCTCACCTTCGAGGACGGCAACGTCACCCTCGTCG AGTCGAGGAAGATCCTGCGCCACATCGCCGACAAGTACAAGAACCAGGGGTACAGGGACCTGTTCGGCCCGGGCGCGCTGGAGCGGGCCTCCATCGAGCAGTGGCTGCAGACGGAGGCGCAGAgcttcgacgtccccagcgccgacATGGTCTACAGCCTCGCCTACCTGCCGCCCGACATGCAGCTCGACGGCAGGGGCGTCGGCGGCCTCCCGGCGGCGACGGGGACGATGAACCCGGCGCACCGGCAGAAGGTGGAGGAGATgctgcagctgttcgagaagagCCGCAGGCAGCTGGGCAAGCTGCTGGACATCTACGAGCAGCGCCTTGGCGAGGAGGCCTTCCTGGCCGGAGGCAAGTTCACGCTCGCCGACCTGTCCCACCTGCCCAACGCCGACCGCCTCGCCGGCGACCCGCGGTCCGCACGCCTCATGGAGTCGCGCAGGAACGTCAGCAAGTGGTGGGACACCGTATCCCGCCGCGACTCTTGGGTCAGGGTCAAGGAGTTGCAGCGCCCGCCGTCCGCGGAGGCGCCCTTCTGA